The following coding sequences are from one Plasmodium coatneyi strain Hackeri chromosome 11, complete sequence window:
- a CDS encoding RNA-binding protein mei2-like protein produces MNTHMRETNFTSRQSDAKKKGKDKTTVHIKNTYISPYVLYNNRKGNNENEFAKLNNLLTNEKNRVFIKHKLNYFKDGIHEKKILRYALINELNLKCFENRGNACELNSITTMIRMNSDFGSDKEQGVAAREKADLVGNIKELTIIRSEDIIRGGDIIRSEEFISSKDMLHRGGGTNNEKASGSAEKSGVLFKTDPNDEKECDCFGYSKYYGDSTDVPNSLCCLPTGGTYCSGGARATNESLAEGTNKADMHTESSNHLNRCCAKRSHTNNSTNDVVYKCEDSIPLGTILNFHNLDNNNTNILTTVMLRNIPNKYTQKMLMNVMNEHFKGLYDFFYLPIDFRNKCNVGYAFINFIHPYYAELFIRFFNNYKLNVFKSNKVCSVTWGRVQGLKANIEHYRNSAIMTIPIPQYKPMLFQNGISVSWPESDGPLPAIKLRSQKY; encoded by the coding sequence ATGAATACCCACATGCGGGAGACCAATTTCACAAGTAGGCAAAGTGacgcaaagaaaaaggggaaggacaaaacaactgtacacataaagaacacatatatttcgCCATACGTCCTGTATAACAACAGAAAGGGAAACAACGAAAATGAGTTTGCAAAGCTGAACAACCTCCTAACGAATGAAAAGAACCGAGTGTTTATTAAACACAAATTGAACTATTTCAAAGATGGTATTcacgagaaaaaaattttaagatACGCCTTAATTAATGAGCTAAATTTAAAGTGCTTTGAGAATAGGGGGAATGCATGCGAACTGAATAGCATCACCACCATGATCCGCATGAACTCTGACTTTGGGAGTGATAAGGAGCAGGGCGTGGCTGCTCGAGAGAAAGCAGACTTGGTTGGCAATATAAAGGAGCTGACCATTATTCGGAGCGAGGACATAATTCGTGGTGGGGACATCATTCGCAGCGAGGAATTCATCAGCAGCAAGGATATGCTACACCGTGGGGGAGGCACTAACAATGAAAAGGCAAGTGGCAGCGCAGAAAAAAGCGGCGTGCTCTTTAAGACAGACCCAAATGACGAAAAGGAATGTGACTGCTTTGGTTATAGTAAGTACTACGGGGATAGTACGGATGTACCCAATTCGCTCTGTTGCCTTCCAACCGGCGGGACGTATTGTTCAGGGGGGGCCAGGGCTACCAATGAGTCCCTAGCAGAAGGTACCAACAAAGCTGACATGCATACTGAGAGTAGTAATCACCTGAACCGTTGCTGCGCTAAACGTAGTCACACGAATAACAGCACAAATGATGTAGTGTACAAATGTGAAGATTCAATTCCATTGGGAACAATTCTGAACTTTCACAACCTTGATAATAATAACACGAATATCCTAACCACGGTGATGCTGAGAAATATTCCCAAcaaatacacacaaaaaatgctCATGAATGTGATGAACGAACACTTTAAAGGActgtatgattttttttaccttccaattGATTTCCGCAATAAATGTAACGTTGGTTACGCCTTTATCAATTTTATACATCCCTATTATgctgaactgttcatacgattttttaataattacaAACTTAACGTTTTTAAAAGCAACAAAGTGTGCAGTGTTACTTGGGGAAGAGTACAAGGGCTGAAGGCTAACATTGAACATTACAGGAATTCTGCTATCATGACTATTCCCATCCCGCAGTATAAGCCTATGCTTTTTCAGAATGGGATTTCCGTCTCTTGGCCCGAGTCCGACGGGCCCTTACCCGCCATTAAACTCCGTTCGCAGAAGTACTGA
- a CDS encoding Ferredoxin--NADP reductase, whose amino-acid sequence MKLSLALLLLPATFGGGVTLHKVNTCPLWEKKNYEIEKSFFVKNSAPTLRKKRKHHLRQYNNAEKNSYTNVYTIKNPLKCKVVDKVNLVRKNALHEVYNIEIDHGGMFKYLEGHSCGVIPYYEELVQTDNKNNPQDGGKKGGKICSRLYSISSSNSENLSFAIRIHTYEEEENGHMERKYGYCSGYIKELKKNDNIYLTGAHGSFLLPDNVLEDSTNLIFIATGTGISPYISFLKKIWGYEPGSQSREKTYNGQIYLYYGVYNEDSILYIEELERFQKMYPNNFHVEYVFSSIKNSDGSSHHVQDEIYKKREKFLQLFNELKCELYICGHKSIRAKIMDILKGENQVLDAEKKKRVHVEVYYVGIEKPNVGFATKRGVYFFIW is encoded by the coding sequence ATGAAACTGTCCCTGGCACTGTTACTCCTGCCAGCGACCTTCGGCGGGGGGGTGACGCTACACAAGGTTAACACGTGCCCattgtgggaaaaaaaaaattacgaaattgaaaaatcCTTCTTCGTAAAAAACAGCGCCCCTACTTTAcgcaaaaagaggaaacacCACCTACGACAGTACAACAACGCTGAAAAGAATAGCTACACAAATGTATACACCATTAAGAACCCACTAAAGTGTAAAGTAGTAGACAAGGTAAATCTCGTACGGAAAAATGCGCTACATGAAGTGTACAATATAGAAATAGACCATGGGGGGATGTTCAAATATTTGGAGGGGCACTCATGCGGGGTGATTCCTTACTATGAGGAGTTGGTCCAAACAGACAATAAAAATAACCCCCAAgacggggggaaaaaaggagggaaaatatgCTCAAGGCTCTATTCCATATCGTCTAGCAACTCGGAAAATCTCTCCTTTGCCATTAGAATTCATACctatgaggaagaagaaaatggacaCATGGAACGGAAGTATGGATACTGCTCAGGTTACATAAAAGAGTTAAAGAAAAACGATAACATATATTTAACGGGAGCACATGgatcctttcttcttccagatAATGTGCTCGAAGACAGcacaaatttaatttttattgcAACGGGAACGGGTATCTCTCCTTACATATCgtttctaaaaaaaatatggggaTACGAACCAGGTAGCCAATCACGAGAGAAAACATATAATGGGCAAATCTACCTGTACTACGGAGTGTACAATGAAGACTCTATTCTATACATTGAAGAGCTGGAACGTTTTCAGAAGATGTACCCGAATAACTTCCATGTGGAGTATGTCTTTTCCTCTATTAAAAATTCGGATGGTAGTTCCCATCATGTGCAGGACgaaatatacaaaaagagagaaaagtTCCTGCAACTTTTTAATGAACTAAAATGCGAGCTTTACATTTGTGGCCATAAATCCATACGGGCCAAAATTATGGATATtctaaagggggaaaaccaAGTACTGGACGCcgagaagaagaagcgcGTTCACGTTGAGGTATACTATGTGGGCATAGAAAAACCCAATGTTGGGTTTGCCACCAAAAGGGGGGTATACTTCTTCATATGGTAA